CACTATAAAGTGTCCAAACTAAATAAGAAATCCAGACTTAGAATAACGTCTGGATTTACAAGCTATGAAATATTGATTGAATTACCTAACTCTATAAAGTGATCGTTATATTTATTTACCTGTTGGTTGAAAATTTACTTCTGTTTTAACTCCGTCACCAAATTCATCACGTACCATTTGCATGATGTTTACAACTTCTGTCTCTGTTAATTCCTCAACCTTTACATGAACATGCACCTTTTCTGCATCTGAGCGGACAAGAACATCCTCATAGCCTGTTGCGCCAACAATTTGTTCTTCAAGTATTGCTTCTTTAGCATCTAAATTTTCTAATACATCGATTTCATTAAGTGCTTCCTCTTTTTCTTCTGCATTTGCGTTAGCGGATGCAACTACGTCTGTAAGACGGCTGATTTCCTTGCTGCGATCGTCCTGTATTTCCATGCGAATTGTTGCAAATAACTCATCCTGACCAAGGTTTGTAATCTCATCAACCTCTGCATCTTCGGTATTCTCAACATCCCCAACTTCTGTTGCTGCTGTTGTTGCAGCTTTTTCGCTATCTGGTTGTCCATCATTGATATACGCTAAATCATCACCATTTGGAGAAAGCATATAATACACACTAAGCACAATCATTAAACTTAACATAGTCAATAGCCATACCGTTTGTTTTTTTAACATACTATTACCTCCTAATTTTTTGGCATCACAGAAATTTTATGAGATGGAACATCAAGAACACGTGATACTGCTTCTACAATTTGATTTTTTACCGAGGGCTGATCAGCTCCTTTTGCTACTACAAACACCCCCCTGACCTCTGGTTGCTTTGTTTGAACCAATAATGGCATTTCCTGATCGCCTTTTCGTATTGTTACCACTTGGCTATCTTCTGTATTATCTTCAATCTTTCTTGTACCACCATTACGATCAGATTCATCGGTTATCTGCTGACCTTTGGTGGTGTTCTTTTCATAAATATGTTCACTAGTTGCATTCAAATTAACCATAACCTCCGCATCTGTTACACTTTGGATTTTATTAAGCATTGCAGCTAAATCTTGTCCTAAACGTTCTTCTACATGACTCATATCTGAAGAAGACATTTCTGCTGCATCATCAGCTTTGGTTGTATTTTGAGTTTCTCCTTGAGGCTGCATGTCAAGTTCAGGCTCGTCCTCTGATGAAAAAATATTGCTAACAATAATTAGAAATACCCCAGTCAGTCCTAAGATTATAAGGTAGCCGATTTTCTTTGATGGAGGGCTGTCCCCCTCCGATTTCTTTGGTCGAAAGAAATTTTTCATGATGTCCCTCCCTCCCAATAAATAGATACTTTCTTATCTGTTAACTCCCATACCTCCATTAGCAATGCTGCGATTTCTGCTTCAGTTTCTTCATTTCCCTCGACGCTTCCTTCATCCTTATGCTGAGAATCAATGACTATTTCTTCAACTGTATCCACCGCTCCCTCCTCGTTCTCTAATCCCTTTATATAAACAATGACTTCTGCTAAATCCTCAAAGGAAAGGTTTTCCGTTTCTTCAAATGTAAAGTCGATGCTCGTAATCTCCATTTGGAATTCTTCCTTCAAGGGGTCCTCAGCTATATTTTTCAGTTGGACAGTCATTTGTTCTAAAATATATGCATGTTGACTGTTTTGTATCTCTTTTTTTTGAAATTCTATTTGATTTTCTATATTTCCATCCTGACTATAGGCTTGATCCAGCTCATTAATAGACGTTTCTACAGCTTGTTCAATATCTGTATTAAACAGATAAAATACAGGCTTTAAGAGGATAAGAATTAAGATAAGTCCGACTGCCAGCTTGACATATTTTTTCATCGAATCTACTGGAATCAGCAAATCAA
This region of Oceanobacillus sp. FSL K6-2867 genomic DNA includes:
- a CDS encoding SpoIIIAH-like family protein; this translates as MLKKQTVWLLTMLSLMIVLSVYYMLSPNGDDLAYINDGQPDSEKAATTAATEVGDVENTEDAEVDEITNLGQDELFATIRMEIQDDRSKEISRLTDVVASANANAEEKEEALNEIDVLENLDAKEAILEEQIVGATGYEDVLVRSDAEKVHVHVKVEELTETEVVNIMQMVRDEFGDGVKTEVNFQPTGK
- the spoIIIAG gene encoding stage III sporulation protein AG, which gives rise to MKNFFRPKKSEGDSPPSKKIGYLIILGLTGVFLIIVSNIFSSEDEPELDMQPQGETQNTTKADDAAEMSSSDMSHVEERLGQDLAAMLNKIQSVTDAEVMVNLNATSEHIYEKNTTKGQQITDESDRNGGTRKIEDNTEDSQVVTIRKGDQEMPLLVQTKQPEVRGVFVVAKGADQPSVKNQIVEAVSRVLDVPSHKISVMPKN
- the spoIIIAF gene encoding stage III sporulation protein AF, whose amino-acid sequence is MEVIIQWVTQIILFIILAAIIDLLIPVDSMKKYVKLAVGLILILILLKPVFYLFNTDIEQAVETSINELDQAYSQDGNIENQIEFQKKEIQNSQHAYILEQMTVQLKNIAEDPLKEEFQMEITSIDFTFEETENLSFEDLAEVIVYIKGLENEEGAVDTVEEIVIDSQHKDEGSVEGNEETEAEIAALLMEVWELTDKKVSIYWEGGTS